attttttaaaatatgtgtttttaataAGAATGTTATGATTTTTGACTAGTTTGctaatttatcaatatattttacTAGATAtgtcaagtttaaaataaatagggaGGCTACTCACTCGATtagacaaatatatattttttgtctcaatttatgtgtcACTTTTTTGTATTTGGAGAGTAACAATATAAGTTTGATCCAGAATTTAATAATGAAATCTTCAAAGTTTTTGAAATTAAGtttgtatatttataaattatataaaaagtactatagatcacaataattattcaaaatatttaaaaggggAAAATCTGAACTATCATAAATGGTTTTCAAATATCCTCCGTCATACTTTTGAGACATTGGTGCCTATGCtatccaaaaactagagcatatacaCCATTCGCTCTATCGAAAGATTAAATAGGGACACGGGACACAATCTTATCAATCGATTCGATATTAATAAATGTCGGATTAGtagataagattatgacacatgTATGTCTGTTATTATAAGGGTATATAGGCTACAATACCCCAAAAATATAACAGATAGTTTAGaggtatatttattttttctccaatttaaaaataaaattatttgaatttcaaagtCGAAAAAATGTCAAGAagtatcaaattatatatttatagtaCGATTCTTAATAGGGTTTGCAAACCGGGTCAAAAAGAATATCTTAAAGGCGAACTCAAAAAGAAAGggtttttagggtttaaggATTCTTCAGTTTTCCACGCTTTGACGAAGGAACCATGTGGGCAGTTCGTCGAGCGTCTTCTTCCTTCAAGTAATCCTACCTTTACTCAgaaattttcttcctttttatcaGATGTGTACTGTTGAATGACATGGAGAATCAACAACATTTCCTGCATACCAAAAACATCTACTTTTGCTGTAAATTTTGATATTCAGTTGTTTTTGGTGAATCAATTATGGTTTTTGTGTTTTCCGATAGTGTAATTTGGTAGAAAATTTTGGTGTCTAGAAaagatttgttcattttagttttattaatttcaaaggaagaagaatggaAGTTCTGCACTTGTCTCCGGCTAAACTTTGTCTATAGATTACTATATAGCATATGTTTGGTATAGAGGAGTTAACTTTCAGTttttaacaaaaacaacaacaaagcCTAAACTACAAACAAGTTGGTAACTTTCATTTATAGTATTTTAATCTTGAGAAATCATTTTCTGAAGCATTTGTCAGTGCTTGTTTTGGATTTAATGTAAGTGACTTATGATGATCATACCAAGTAAAAACATTAGAATATAAGGGTAATATTTTGGTGATATTGTTGAGTATCAAGAATTTACAACAATTTAGTCATGCTGGTTAAAGAAAGTGATATAGTGTAGGGAGTGTTGGAGTGTTACTTAGAATATTTATTCATCTTCTTTGCTCTTTTAACATTGCTATGTCTTTCGATTTTAGAGAGAGGGGTTTTCTATAGCTTAGATAATGGGCTCTTTATTAATGAAATTGGTTATCTGCTCCAGGAAACAAGTATTTATAACCGGAGGCTCTCGAATATGTTATTCCACTTCAGATATTACAAGTCTCTGCCTGAAAGGACACAATGATGGGCTTAAAGGGGATTCCAATGTAATATCACATAGAGCTCTTACACTTGGAGGATACCAAATAAAATCTCATGGTTTTCTAAGAGTATTCAAGGAAAGTCGAAGTTTTTCTTCACAAGCTGGCACAAAGAGCAGTGGAGAGGAAGATAGTAATTCAGACGATGGATTTTCAGAGCTTGAATCTTCTAGTGCAACTGAGGCAATACAAGAAGTCAACAAAGTTGACGAGTCAGTCTCTGAGCATGAGATTTCCGATGAGGATCTCGATGGTGAAGATGTGGAAGCACCTCAGGAATTATTGTCTGATACCGAGGCTGAGATTAACAAACGGAAGTCTCCAAGGAACGGAGTTTCTTCAGCATTATTCAATGCTGTCATGGCAGCACCAGCTTTACCTGTTTGTAAAATCATGGATAAATGGGTTGAAGGAAATAACGTCACACGGGTAGAAGTAGCATCAGCGATGCTTAATTTTCGTAGAAGGCGCATGTACGGGAAGGCACTGCAGGTAATCTATCGTTTTAAATTAGATCTCatatcttatttaaattttgatgcaTTTATAGGCTTTACCATCAGGGTCTTAAATTGATAACTGTCTGCTTGtcatataaaaatatcactGTGTTTACATTACTAACGGGGTCATGATGCATTTATaggttttcttttataatattgTGAACTGTGCAATCATTAGCCTTTTAGAAATAATGAAACTTGAACATCAAGaattaactttttaaataattttggatTTACCACCAGTACTTTCTCTCTTTTTAGTTTGAGCaactataaagaaaaaatatcagtTAATACATTTAGATAAAAACTTTTGCACTTACTCTTGGcaaagattgtttttttttctttccataaTCTCATTCCCTCATGATAGATGTTTTAAGATTTATTGTCTCATTATTCAAAGTCGAAACCTATTATGAGAACTGACTTGTCTCTAATCATGGTCAAAAACAGAAACTAGCATATCAATCAATCTGTGAACTGTTTGTCAATTTGTATGAAGCCTTGAAACAGTCAGTCCTTATCTTGGTTCATTCATTCCATGCTAGTAAGTAATGTATCTTTGTTAGGGTGTATCACATTGGAGGAGGGAAAAATTGTTGTCTTCTTCTAAGGACTTGAACAATCGTCATCTTATGAGCTAGGTCTTTTAGTTGAGTTAGATCGTATGGTTGTTTTTTCTTACATAGTGTTAGAGCTAGACGTATGCTAATTGTATTCTCCAAAATTTTGGCTCTCATTGTTAGATCCAGTTGttattttctttcactttatagGTGTTTTCATATTGCATAGCGCTCCTATAACTCCTTTTCATTTCAGCCATCTCATTTTAATTATGTGTGTACTACATTTTCATTTATCCTGTCATTATAGTGGAAGATTGAAATTGGACATTTGAAGTCTCTGCATTTCAGACTAGAATCTCGTCCAATATCAATTCACATTAATCCTTTTTAGGGGGTGTGAACTTGAAACTGCAGCTGTGCTGCATATATCCTGTGTTTCTTCTACGCGTACGTAAAGGGCCATGAATAGTGGTAAATCTTTTATTGATGTTCCTCTTTTTTGAGTTATAAAAAGGAGGTAGTAGTTAAGTACAAATTTTAAGCAGCAAACTTACTCCAGAAGTTGATGTTTGTGTACTTTGATATTACAATTGACTATTGCCTGTAAAATCATTTCAATTCATATTGCACTGAGAATTTTTCTTCTTAGAGTTACTTGATATGTGTAGTACATGGATGGTTCAAAGTTTGtgttttaacttctttttttttcttggatgAAGGAGTATTAACTATATTAAGACTGTTATCCTGTTACATCTGGAAATAATTCCCTAATTTTTTATGCCTTTGTGTTGTGAAATTCTTGAAAAACTTGCAAAAATAGAGGTGCTGAGGAATTTGGAAATAATACCTCCAACTCctagtagtagtagtagaaaAAAAAGTAGTAGTAGAAGTAGTAGGAGGTTAGTAGACATGATATGACACAGGTACACCTTACCGAGGACATGACCTAAGATAGGAGGTTGTGGAGGACACAGATTAGGGTAGAAGGTTTGTTCTGTTGTAGTTTCTTGTCTGTTACTATCTACGATCTCTTGTACTTTGATTATCACACTTGTTATCATTACTGGCCTTTTTTCAGGATGTTTTGCCATGTTTATTATAGTATTTTTGCCATGATTTCTTCAATTccattgtttattttttgatttccTCTGAAATGCTTTTCCTTGAGCCAAGGGTCTACGAGAGATAACCTCTCTACCCCCCAAGGTAGGGGCAAGGTATGGGCACACTCTACCCTCCCTAGACCCTGCTTGTgagattacactgggtatgttgtttgTATCTCCAATTActaatttcaacttcaaatacttACTCTTTTTCCACTTcaaccaaatatttttcaaatgcCTGCATAATATTCTCACTTCAGTTTGATTACTGCATACGAAATTCATAGTAATCTCCTGCGTCTGCTGTATCCTTCCTGGTCTACCGGTACTTTTGCATTGGTTGTTTGTGTTTTCCTTTTGCCCTCTTTGTCTATTTAAGTTCTATATTAAAATAGAGTGAAAATATTAAGCTGCTTCCTAGTTGTCATGTCAACTTATGTCTGCAGTAGAACACGGCTTTAGGGAGATAGTGATAAACACAAGTTCTATGAGTTTCACATTGAGGATAGAAAAAACAGCTTCTCACCTGATTAGTTTGTCGATTTCTACTGTCATTATCTTGCTGTCATTCAATTATAGTAATTTCTGGCTTTTGACAGCTCTCTGAGTGGTTGGAGTCAAGCAATCAGCTCACTTTTATTGACAGAGACTATGCTTCTCGTGTTGATTTAATTGCCAAAGTCCGTGGTCTGAAGAAGGCAGAAGATTATATTGGGACTATACCAGAGTCTTTCAGAAATGAAGTTATTTATCGCACTTTATTGGCCAATTGTGTTGCTGAAGGTGATTTGAAGAAATCTGAGCAGATTTTTaacaaaatgaaggaccttgaaTTCCCATTAACATGCTTTTCTTACAATCAGTTGCTCCTTCTATATAAGAAGACTGATAAGAAGAAGATCGCCGATGTTCTCTTGTTAATGGAGAAGGAAAATGTGAAGCCAACCCATTTTACATACAGACTATTGATAGATGTCAAGGGGCAATTCAACGACATATCTGGAATGGAGCAAATTGTTGAGACCATGAAGGCTGAAGGACTAGAACCTGATCTCACCACGAAGAGCATCTTGGTGAAGCATTATATCTCGGGTGGTTTGAATGAGAAGGCCGAGAATGTACTAAAAGAGATGGAAGGAGGAGATAAAAAAGCAACTCGCTGGGCATGTCGTAGTTTGCTTCCTCATTATGCAGCTCTTGGAAGGGCCAACGAAGTTGCTAGAATTTGGCAAGTTTGTGAGTCTAATCCTCGTCTTGAAGAATGTGTGGCTGCTATAGATGCTTGGGGAAAACTGCATAATATTAAGGAGGCGGAGGCAATCTTTGAAAAGATGGCAGCAAAATGGCCAACACTGTCATCGAAGCATTATTCTGTTTTATTGAACATTTATGCAAATCATAAGATGCTGTCAAAAGGAAAGGACCTTGTGAAGCGTATGGCTGACAGTGGTTGCCATATTGGACCAGTGACTTGGGATGCCTTAGTCAGACTTTATATTGAAGCTGGAGAAGTGGAAAAAGCGGATTCAATATTACATAAAGCTGGAGAGCAGAATCGGTTGAGGCCAATGATTAATTCTTATTTGATGATTATGGACCAATATGCAAAGAAAGGTGATGTTCATAATACTGAGAAAATGTTTCACAGAATGAGACAAGCTGGATATGTTTCCCGAGCTACTCAGTACCAATACCTTATTCGTGCGTATATAAATGCCAAAGCTCCTTGTTATGGTATTGCTGATAGAATGAAGGCGGATAATATATTCCCGAATAAAGGATTGACAAACATGTTGGCTCAGGTGGATGCATTCAAGAAGAATGCTGTGTCTGATTTGTTGGATTGATTGATGTGATATAACCTACTTTTCTTGTGATGGAGGATCTTGCATTCCTCTACTTATACAGCAGTCAAGTCAGTTGTAGGATGAACACTACTTTTTTTTGCTTCCTTTTCTTTAACTTAGGTTATCATGTTTGCTTAAACcttcctttttgtttttgacTTTATTAGCAAATAATTCTGTTGGACGAATTTATTGACATTGTTTAATTTGAAGCCTAAATTGaagttgaagtgtcaaaaaAAGTCCCAAACATTGAACTGGATGGGAGAAAAAAAGCACTCAACTCTTTGGTTTCCATAATCTGCAATGTGAAATAACCTCCCTTACCAAATAATTAGGATTTAGGATAAAATTGATAATCTTTAATGAATAATATTGAAGTGCTTACGCTAAATAGATCCCTTGAACTTGTTTGACATTGTTGTTAGGAGATCAAAATTATTTACTTtggggaaattttttttttttttttttgaaaaattaaggtGTTTGGCTAATCAAAACTGTTTTCAAATGGGAGTAGTAATAGAGTATTTTGTTATTAGAAAGaagctaaatttttttattttcttaatagaagTAGTTTTTCTATTGTTGGaaagagattaaaaaaattagatttctTAAAAGCACAGCTCTTCTATTGCTGTAAAGAAGTGAAAATTTTTCTgctaaataaaaagttttattttcaaGACCAAAATATCCTCGTCATATATGATATTTACCAATATATCcattaatgtttatttatttttgtggtgTTTTATATGTAGTGATTCGATCGGggaatgattttaattttatttaacttgatatttattatatatttaaactatcaTGCTAgtattatatcaatttttttattaaactttttatttacttaagtatAACATTGATTGCAAATTTAAATGtatacattttaatataaatgataaacatttgaaatattttttctctatgAAATAATCTTGATATTAAAACAATATTGATActtgtcattattattttttgcctATCAAAAGcacatttaaaaaaagattagtTACATATTATCTGCTTATAAGAaacacattttaaattaaataaacaaattcaattctttttttaatttttagaaattttcataaaatttctgTTTTATCCTTCCCAATAGTTGTCACGAATCATTTTCGATCAATTGGTGAAGTTGGTCTGGAAAATTAGAACTATTtggtaaataataataataataataataataataataatacctaATTGGATTAAAATCATTGAGAANATGATATTTTTAATCCCTATATGGATTTCATTATTGTGTACATTGATGATATTCTTGTttattctaaaactttagaATCTCATATCAAGCatcttgatatttttaaaaatattgttatccAAAATGGTTTAGTTATATCTAAAACCAAAATGAGTCTTTTCCAGACTGATGTAAGGTTTCTGGGTCATCAAATTTGCAAGNCTAAAACCAAAATGAGTCTTTTCCAGACTGATGTAAGGTTTCTGGGTCATCAAATTTGCAAAGGAAGAATTACTCCAATTCAAAGATCCATAGATTTTGCATCAAAATTTCCTAATGAAATCATTGATAAAACTATGCTACAAAGATTTTTGGGTAGCATCAATTATATTCacctttttacaaaaatttatcTAAAGATCTTGCTCCTCTGACAGATAGGTTGAAGAAAGGTAGAATGTTACCTTGGAATGAAGATCTTACTAATTTGATTAAAACCATTAAGCAAAGAGTTAAAGTTTTACCTTGTCTTACTCTTGCTAATCCTAATTGGATTAAAATCATTGAGACAGATGCATCTAACATTGGTTATGGTGGGATTTTAAAGCAGGTTAATCCttatgaaaaaatagaatatctTGTTAGATTTCATTCAGGCAAATGGTCTGATTCACAGCGAAAATATGCGACTGTGGCTCATGAAATGCTTTGTGTGGTTAAATGTGTATTAAAATTCCAAGATGACTTATAtaatcaaaaatttattataagaaCTGATGCTCAGTCAGTTAAGTATATGTTTGATAAAGATTTCAAGCAcgatatatcaaaattaatgtTTGCTAGGTGGCAAGCACAGCTAGCtccttttgattttgaaattcattataAAAAGGGAAGTGATAACTCTCTTCCTGATTTCTTATCCAGAGAatttctaaataattaaaatgtctCCTTATAGTTATGTATTTGAAAATAAGACTctta
This portion of the Solanum pennellii chromosome 12, SPENNV200 genome encodes:
- the LOC107007495 gene encoding pentatricopeptide repeat-containing protein At1g80270, mitochondrial — encoded protein: MWAVRRASSSFKKQVFITGGSRICYSTSDITSLCLKGHNDGLKGDSNVISHRALTLGGYQIKSHGFLRVFKESRSFSSQAGTKSSGEEDSNSDDGFSELESSSATEAIQEVNKVDESVSEHEISDEDLDGEDVEAPQELLSDTEAEINKRKSPRNGVSSALFNAVMAAPALPVCKIMDKWVEGNNVTRVEVASAMLNFRRRRMYGKALQLSEWLESSNQLTFIDRDYASRVDLIAKVRGLKKAEDYIGTIPESFRNEVIYRTLLANCVAEGDLKKSEQIFNKMKDLEFPLTCFSYNQLLLLYKKTDKKKIADVLLLMEKENVKPTHFTYRLLIDVKGQFNDISGMEQIVETMKAEGLEPDLTTKSILVKHYISGGLNEKAENVLKEMEGGDKKATRWACRSLLPHYAALGRANEVARIWQVCESNPRLEECVAAIDAWGKLHNIKEAEAIFEKMAAKWPTLSSKHYSVLLNIYANHKMLSKGKDLVKRMADSGCHIGPVTWDALVRLYIEAGEVEKADSILHKAGEQNRLRPMINSYLMIMDQYAKKGDVHNTEKMFHRMRQAGYVSRATQYQYLIRAYINAKAPCYGIADRMKADNIFPNKGLTNMLAQVDAFKKNAVSDLLD